From the genome of Flavobacterium ovatum, one region includes:
- a CDS encoding proline dehydrogenase family protein, with protein MDDFFKNTEVAFALKTDTELERAYFLFKMIANEPLVRIGTAVTNFALKAHLPVEGLIRATVFDHFCGGINEVDCLEVVDKMFTKGVSSVLDFSVEGKEEEAQFESATQMILKTIAFGKEKLAIPFAVFKPTGVGRLILFEKVSSNTMLSNQEQEEWKRVEARFDLICKTAFESGVSLLIDAEESWMQNAADDLILEMMRKYNKEQAIIFNTMQMYRWDRLDYLKKLRDYSEEEGFYIGVKLVRGAYLEKERDRAEELKYPSPICVTKEITDHNYNNALVFLIENSSKMSLFLGTHNEQSCYLLIELMKQKGIESNHFKIWFGQLYGMSDHISYNLAEQGYNVAKYLPFGPVKDVMPYLIRRAEENTSVLGQTNRELRLLKTERERRKKK; from the coding sequence ATGGATGATTTTTTTAAAAATACAGAAGTTGCATTTGCATTAAAAACAGATACAGAACTCGAAAGAGCTTATTTTCTTTTTAAAATGATTGCTAATGAGCCTTTAGTTAGAATTGGAACTGCAGTTACTAATTTTGCTCTCAAAGCCCATTTACCAGTTGAAGGCTTGATTCGTGCCACAGTTTTTGATCACTTTTGTGGTGGAATTAATGAAGTAGATTGTCTGGAAGTGGTCGATAAAATGTTTACTAAAGGAGTTTCTTCCGTCTTAGATTTTTCAGTGGAAGGAAAAGAAGAGGAGGCACAGTTTGAATCTGCAACCCAAATGATTTTAAAGACGATAGCTTTTGGCAAAGAAAAGTTAGCAATTCCCTTTGCTGTGTTTAAACCTACTGGAGTTGGTAGATTGATTTTGTTCGAAAAAGTATCCTCCAATACAATGCTATCTAATCAAGAACAAGAGGAATGGAAAAGGGTAGAGGCACGTTTTGATTTAATTTGTAAAACAGCTTTTGAGTCTGGAGTTTCCTTGTTAATAGATGCTGAAGAGAGTTGGATGCAAAATGCTGCTGATGATTTGATTCTGGAAATGATGCGAAAATACAACAAAGAACAAGCCATCATCTTTAATACGATGCAAATGTACCGTTGGGATCGACTGGATTATTTGAAAAAATTAAGAGATTATTCGGAGGAAGAAGGATTTTATATTGGTGTTAAATTAGTCCGTGGAGCGTATCTTGAAAAAGAAAGAGATAGAGCCGAGGAATTAAAATATCCTTCACCCATTTGTGTTACAAAAGAAATCACGGACCATAATTACAATAACGCCCTAGTTTTTTTGATTGAAAACTCATCAAAAATGTCATTATTCCTAGGTACTCACAACGAACAAAGTTGCTACCTCTTAATAGAATTGATGAAACAAAAAGGAATTGAGTCTAATCATTTTAAAATTTGGTTTGGACAATTATATGGCATGAGTGATCATATTAGTTACAATTTAGCAGAACAAGGTTATAATGTTGCTAAATATTTACCTTTTGGCCCTGTAAAAGATGTTATGCCGTACTTAATTCGGCGTGCAGAAGAAAATACTTCTGTATTGGGGCAAACTAACAGGGAGTTAAGATTATTAAAAACGGAACGGGAACGTAGGAAAAAAAAATAG
- the aroB gene encoding 3-dehydroquinate synthase, whose protein sequence is MSLQTNTIQAVDHPIHFNEKGYEALNLHLKENKYSNLFIIVDSNTNEYCLPKFLPLVETDLTIEIIEFEAGEINKNIDTCVQIWNVLTELGGDRKTLVINLGGGVVTDLGGFVASTFKRGVDFINIPTTLLSMVDASVGGKNGVDLGNLKNQIGVFNLPKMVIVDTEYLETVPQNEMRSGLAEMLKHGLIYDKKYWEQFLDIKTIDFSQLDELIFRSVEIKNEIVTQDPTEKNLRKALNFGHTLGHAIESYFLENENKTTLLHGEAIAVGMILESYISLNKNLINEDEFNQIKTTLKSIYEDISFEEKDIDPILELLIHDKKNEYGTIQFALIDGIGKIIINQTVENELILNAFNDYQS, encoded by the coding sequence ATGTCATTACAAACCAACACAATACAAGCCGTTGACCATCCTATCCACTTTAACGAAAAGGGATATGAAGCTTTAAATTTACATTTAAAAGAAAATAAATATTCTAATTTATTTATCATAGTTGATAGCAATACCAATGAATATTGTTTGCCTAAGTTCCTTCCGCTTGTAGAGACAGATTTAACTATTGAAATAATCGAATTTGAAGCAGGCGAGATCAATAAAAATATTGATACTTGCGTCCAAATTTGGAATGTATTAACAGAGCTAGGTGGGGACAGAAAAACACTTGTCATAAATCTTGGTGGTGGTGTAGTAACTGATCTGGGAGGCTTTGTAGCTTCTACTTTCAAGCGTGGTGTTGATTTCATTAACATTCCTACTACTCTATTATCTATGGTGGATGCTTCAGTAGGTGGTAAAAATGGAGTTGATTTAGGAAACTTGAAAAATCAAATTGGAGTTTTCAACTTGCCTAAAATGGTTATTGTAGATACTGAATATCTTGAAACTGTCCCGCAAAACGAAATGCGTTCGGGTTTAGCCGAAATGCTAAAACATGGATTGATTTACGACAAAAAATACTGGGAACAGTTTTTAGACATAAAAACAATTGATTTTTCACAATTAGACGAATTAATTTTCCGTTCTGTTGAAATCAAAAATGAAATTGTAACCCAAGACCCAACTGAAAAAAACCTTAGGAAAGCTTTGAATTTTGGTCATACTTTAGGTCACGCAATCGAAAGTTACTTTTTGGAAAACGAAAATAAAACTACTTTGCTACACGGTGAAGCAATCGCTGTGGGAATGATTTTGGAAAGTTATATTTCTTTGAACAAAAACTTAATCAATGAGGACGAGTTCAATCAGATAAAAACTACATTAAAATCAATCTATGAAGATATCAGTTTTGAAGAAAAAGACATCGATCCAATCCTAGAATTATTGATTCATGACAAAAAAAATGAATATGGAACAATTCAGTTTGCCTTGATTGACGGTATTGGAAAGATTATCATCAATCAAACAGTTGAAAATGAATTGATTCTTAATGCATTCAACGATTATCAATCTTAA